A window from Corvus cornix cornix isolate S_Up_H32 chromosome 8, ASM73873v5, whole genome shotgun sequence encodes these proteins:
- the EFCAB14 gene encoding EF-hand calcium-binding domain-containing protein 14, with product MKKRKELNALIGLAADGRRKKPAKKGSGHRLLRTEPPASDSESSSDEDEFAGARGRCGKGDYLRCCRFCYPLCAFVILAACVVACVGLVWMQVALKEDLDAIKEKFRTMESNQKTSFQEIPKLNEDLVQNQKQLEQIETGELGLSKIWINITEINKQISLLTSTVNHLKNNIKSAADLISLPLTVEKLQKTVANIGSTLTSVAHDVENIQTAIEEYKKSIEILQNDVKALKQLPSLPSTVVPRTEGNETEYCKKESQALHAALEQLNNTVVVYQKLNDIKLLNVDSALGNLSRKVTLLENSPLVMKNLDKRENSSTIVGNDATTSLKVENEDQLDSETESSKDLKETETRDTQVSKLKETLQRMSALTGKPENDRPIEASKNVESSQSTTAKPTELSRVASRSAGDNTERNGQLSHLSLPGISSIEDLQKLFKKAPADADGKLSYQDLQKLLGSTAQESQSFKEFDTDGDEKYTLTELRLALGV from the exons ATGAAGAAGCGGAAGGAGCTGAACGCCCTCATCGGCCTGGCCGCCGACGGCCGCAGGAAGAAGCCCGCCAAGAAGGGCTCGGGCCACCGGCTGCTGCGCACCGAGCCGCCCGCCTCCGATTCCGAGTCCAGCTCCGACGAGGACGAGTTCGCAGGGGCGCGGGGCCGCTGCGGAAA gGGAGACTACCTGCGATGCTGCAGGTTCTGTTACCCTTTATGTGCATTTGTCATTCTTGCTGCTTGCGTGGTCGCATGTGTTGGCTTAGTCTGGATGCAGGTGGCTCTCAAGGAGGATTTGGATGCAATAAAGGAGAAGTTTCGAACTA tGGAATCTAATCAAAAAACATCATTCCAAGAAATTCCTAAACTGAATGAAGATTTGGTGCAGAACCAAAAGCAGCTAGAACAAATTGAGACTGGAGAACTGGGGCTGAGTAAAATTTGGATAAATATCACAGAGATCAATAAACAG aTATCACTATTGACCTCAACAGTAAATCATCTCAAAAACAATATAAAATCTGCTGCTGACCTGatttctcttcccctcacagTAGAGAAACTTCAGAAG ACTGTAGCCAACATAGGTAGCACCCTTACCAGTGTGGCTCATGATGTTGAAAATATACAGACTGCTATTGAGGAATACAAGAAATCCATAGAAATACTCCAGAATGATGTG AAGGCATTAAAACAGCTGCCTTCACTTCCCTCCACTGTTGTGCCAAGGACTGAGGGAAATGAGACAGAATACTgcaaaaag GAAAGCCAGGCACTGCATGCAGCTTTGGAACAGCTAAATAATACTGTAGTGGTGTACCAAAAGTTGAATGACATCAAACTTCTAAATGTGGATTCAGCCCTTGGCAACCTCAGCCGGAAAGTGACGCTGTTGGAAAACTCCCCCCTTGTTATGAAAAATCTGGACAAAAGAGAGAACTCGTCTACCATCGTG GGGAATGATGCAACTACCTCTCTAAAAGTGGAAAATGAAGATCAACTAGATAGTGAAACTGAGTCAAGTAAAGATCTGAAG GAAACAGAAACTAGAGATACTCAGGTATCAAAACTAAAAGAGACTCTTCAACGGATGAGTGCTCTCACAGGCAAGCCAGAAAATGACAGACCCATTGAGGCATCAAAGAATG TTGAAAGTAGCCAGAGTACTACAGCAAAGCCCACAGAGCTATCAAGGGTGGCTTCAAGGTCAGCTGGTGACAACACAGAGAGGAACGGGCAGCTGAGCCATCTGTCCTTACCAGGAATTTCCAGCATTGAAG ATCTTCAGAAACTGTTCAAAAAAGCACCTGCCGATGCTGATGGAAAACTCTCATACCAAGATCTTCAAAAGCTGCTTGGCTCCACAGCCCAAGAATCCCAGAGCTTTAAGGAGTTTGACACAGATGGAGATGAGAAATACACGCTAACAGAACTGAGATTAGCACTAGGTGTATAG
- the ATPAF1 gene encoding ATP synthase mitochondrial F1 complex assembly factor 1 — protein sequence MAGTLCQGWGLGAALRSRAALRPLGLLAPPARGVLGPAAGTGAGAGSGGAALEENPFYGKYRHKIQELRRSNPDVFESRMEKRSEVKKQPVGHSKQGEFIRCMEEKAEGLGNKTSKGGFTRDKTLDSILNVEMVKEKSAGEITQIWNQYFSAKDTVYAVIPADKFDLIWKRAQKCPSFLYALPRKEGYEFFVGQWSGTELHFTSLINVQTQGETAPSQLVLYHYPDLQKEKGIVLMTAEMDSKFLVVHDAQCLANQVQLFYATDRSETYGLVETFNHRSSEFKYMSVIAELEQSGLGRELRPGQVSDKS from the exons atGGCGGGGacgctgtgccagggctggggcctGGGGGCGGCCCTGCGGAGCCGCGCCGCGCTCCGGCCGCTCGGGCTGCTGGCACCGCCGGCACGGGGGGTGCTGGGGCCGGCAGCGGGaacgggagcgggagcgggatCGGGAGGGGCGGCGCTGGAGGAGAACCCCTTCTACGGGAAGTACCGGCACAAGATCCAGGAGCTGCGGAG GTCCAATCCAGATGTGTTTGAATCCCgtatggaaaaaagaagtgaagtGAAAAAGCAGCCTGTGGGACATTCCAAACAAGGAGAGTTTATCAGATGCATGGAGGAAAAG GCAGAAGGCTTGGGCAACAAGACATCAAAGGGAGGATTCACAAGGGATAAG ACACTTGATTCAATTCTTAATGTTGAGatggtgaaagaaaaatcagcaggGGAGATAACACAG ATTTGGaatcagtatttttctgcaaaagacaCAGTTTATGCTGTTATTCCT GCAGACAAGTTTGATTTGATCTGGAAGAGAGCCCAGAAATGTCCATCG TTTCTGTATGCTTTGCCAAGGAAAGAAGGCTATGAGTTCTTCGTGGGGCAGTGGTCTGGAACAGAATTACACTTCACTTCCCTGATAAACGTTCAG acCCAAGGTGAAACTGCTCCAAGCCAGTTGGTCTTGTACCATTATCCTGAtctgcagaaggagaaagggatAGTACTAATGACAGCAGAAATGGACTCCAAGTTCTTG GTGGTCCATGATGCCCAGTGCTTGGCCAACCAGGTGCAGCTGTTCTATGCCACGGATCGCTCTGAGACCTACGGATTAGTGGAGACCTTCAACCACAGATCCAGTGAATTTAAATACATGTCAGTTAtagcagagctggagcaaagCGGGCTTGGAAGAGAACTGAGACCTGGGCAGGTTTCTGACAAGTCATAG